AGATATCGGTTGCTACACACTGGGCGCACTTCCGCCGTATAAAAGTATTTATTCGTGTGTTGATATGGGGGCCTCGGTAACCATGGCCAAAGGGGCGGCTGATGCGGGCTTGATTCCGGCAGTAGCGGTAATTGGCGACTCAACGTTTACGCACTCCGGAATAACCGGTTTGTTAGATGCCGTTAACGACAGATCAAATATTGTTGTGGTAATTTCCGATAACGAATCGGTATCGATGACCGGTGGTCAGGAATCGTCGGCATTAGGAAAAATTGAAAGTATTTGCACTGGTGTTGGGGTAGATCCGAAGCATATTCGTGTATTAACACCCTTAAAAAAATACCACGAACTGATGGTGCAAACTTTTGAAGAAGAGATTGCCTATGAAGGCGTTTCGGTAATTGTTTTCCGCAGAGAGTGTATACAGGCTGCGGCCAAACGTTTGCGCAAACAAAAGAAAATGAAGGACAACCCCAATAAATAAGAAAAAATGAAGACAGATATTATATTAGCCGGAGTTGGCGGACAGGGTATCCTTTCCATCGCATCAATTATTGGCGATGCAGCCATAAATGAAAATTTATACTTAAAACAAGCTGAAACACATGGAATGAGTCAGCGGGGTGGGGCGGTAGTATCGCACCTGCGAATTGCCGATACCGAAATTGCTGCCGATTTAATACCAATGGGTAAAGCCGACCTGATTCTTTCGGTTGAACCCATGGAGGCCTTGCGCTATTTGCCATTCCTATCGCCCAAAGGCTATGTGGTAACCAATACCACACCGTTTATAAATATTCCGAATTACCCGGAGTTAAACGAAATTTTGGCAGAAATAGAAAAGCAGCCACGGTTTGTGGCGATTGATGCCGACAAAATTGCCGCAGAAATTGGCAATAAACGTGCTTCGAATGTAGTGATGCTGGGAGCAGCTACTCCTTTTATCGATATTGAACCGGAAAAGATTGAAGCCGGCATCGAACATATTTTCTGTATAAAAGGCGAGGCAGTTGTTGAAATGAACCTTAAAGCCTTTCAGGCAGGCCGATCTTTTGCCCTCGAAAATAAATAAGGTAAGCGATTACGAAAAATATAACCCGCTCCGTTTAGTACGCGAGCGGGTTTCTTTTTTCAATTATTTATAGCTTGTTTGTTGCTGCATTTTTTTCCGTAAAACAGGTAGTAGTTCTGTAATAATGCCTTCATTTTTGCTGGCAATGTTTTTTGTTTCGGCTTCGGGTGTTGTATGGTCATAAAGTTCAATCGATTGGTCTTTTTCCTTATAAATTAAGCGGTATTGGTCGGTTCTTAAGGTGTACCTTCCATTTTGGTAAGCAAATGCCTCACGTTTGTCAGGCGTGTCGTTTTCAATAAGCGTTTCAAGCGATTTTCCGTGCACAAAACCGGGTTTTTCAATGCCCGTTAAATCACACAAGGTTGGGAAAATATCGGCCGTTTCAACTATAACCTTTCTGTTGCCGGCATTGCCCGATTCAGGATTATAAATAATAAGCGGCGAGTGCAGGGCTTCTTCAAATAAACTATGTTTGCCCCAAATGGCATGTTCGCCCAGGTGCCAGCCATGGTCGCCCCACAGCACAACAATGGTGTTTTTGTCGGCCCCGCTTTCTTTCAGCGCATCTAAAATCATTCCTACATGGTGGTCGGCATAACTTACACAGGCAGCATAATGCCTGCGTACTTCATCGGCAAATTTCAGATCTTCTCGCGGGTCTTTTCCCCATCGCTTGTATTTCATAAACTCGCCCGAAGCATGCCATGTGGTGTTGCCTTCAGGTTTTTCCGGGTGCTGAATAGCCGGTAATTCCACATCTTTATAGTAACTCATATACCGGGCAGGTGCCCCAAAAGGCAAATGGGGTTTAATTAAGCCAATGGCCAGAAAAAATGGTGCTTCCTGCTTGGCCAGTTCCTGCAATTGTTTTATTCCCTGTTGGGCAATAAGTCCGTCGGGGTAAATGGTGTCGGGGCCTTTGGTACTCTGAAAAAGGGCCATTTCCGAGGCATTTTCCCGTATCTCGCCGTGTGCCAAACCGTGCATGGCTCCACGGGGGTGTTGCCATTCACCTACAGGCATCAGGTGTTTATCCCAGCCACCGGGTACTTCAATTTTTGTCGAATCATTCCAGTCGGCACCTCCCCGGCCTCCCGGATGATGCGATACTTTACCAACCGATACAGTAGTGTAGCCGCCGGCTTTAAACCATTCGGGCATCGAAGGTGTAATGTTCAGCGTGTTGTTAGCTAAGTTTTCAGCACGAAGAAAAAGTGCATCGTTGCCAGCTGGGCCATAAGTGCCGGTTAACAGCGTGTAACGCGATGGGCCGCAACTTGGAGCATTTACATAGTGTTGCTGAAAACAAACGCCTTTGGCAGCCAGGGCATCAATATTTGGCGAGTGAATGTAGCCGGCACCAAACGACTTTAGTTCAGGGCGTAAATCATCGATACACAGCAAAAGAATGTTGGGATGCTTGCTTTGTTCTTCTTTTTTTGTACACGACAGTGTTACCACAAAAATAATTAGTAGAATCAGGTTGAATTGGTTTTTCATTTTTATTCAGGCTTTTAAAGCCGGAAGATAGTTAAAAACGTAAAACCAAAGAATTGAAAAACTTAATTTTTAGTTTGTTGCAAGTAGTCTTTATGTATGATTGAATATCAGCAGATGAGTTTTGATTTTAGGAATTCCATCATTTTTACGTTGGTGTCCCACTGGTCAACGGTTTCTTTTTTTGTGTAAGGTAACTGTTGAATGTACGGAAAAGGCCCAAATTCCGGACAGATAAAAAACTCCTTTTCATTTCTTAATTTAGCTAAGTCGATAATTTTTTGCCACCACTGCACAAAACGCTCCAGGTGGTATTGCCACTCGGGAGCAAAGGGATCGTTTACCTGGGCACTTTGGTCGAAACCAACCCGGGCATGGATGTACCGGCAATGGGGCAGGAGTTTTTCCAGCGCTTGTTCCTGATCTTCCAGTAAACTTTCGGAAACGGCACAGAAATGCGAAAAATCGGCATTAAATTTTAACTCCGGAAATTTATCGATATAACGGAGCGAAGTGGCCAGCTGAAAATTAAACCTGCCACGGTGTGTTTCGTGTACAATGTTTATACACGAAGATTGACTGAGTTGAAAACAGGTTTCAATCAAACTGCAATTGTCGGCAAACGAGAAAAAATCTTTACCCGTATGGGCGTTTATAAATTGAGGTTTTAATGCTACTAAACGCTTCAGTTTTTGCAGCATACGCTGTCGGTATTGCTCAAGTGTTTCGGTGGCCGGTGGAAGCCATTGCTGACCAATAAAATCACAGGCTGTTTCAGCAAGGGCTTCCTTTAATTCAATATCAAAATTTGTGTCATCCGGCAGGTTTATTTCAACACCGTCGTATCCGGCACGAAGTGCTTTTGAAATAAATTTTTTTGCCGAAAGATGGCTACTACCCCAATACGGGCAAAGATATTTTACTTGCATTGTTCTTTTTTTGTTATTCGCTGGTAATAACAATTGTTTCGGAACTTAGTTGTTTCGTTTTTGCCTGAACTGAAATTTTCCCATTATTTTTTGTACTCTGAATATAAACAATAGCTCGGCCCTGGTACGTTTCAACCGCATTCGATTTTGGATTTTGAATATTGTTTTCCCAGCCATTATCAACACCAATACTCAGGCCTTCGCCACTT
Above is a genomic segment from uncultured Draconibacterium sp. containing:
- a CDS encoding indolepyruvate oxidoreductase subunit beta — encoded protein: MKTDIILAGVGGQGILSIASIIGDAAINENLYLKQAETHGMSQRGGAVVSHLRIADTEIAADLIPMGKADLILSVEPMEALRYLPFLSPKGYVVTNTTPFINIPNYPELNEILAEIEKQPRFVAIDADKIAAEIGNKRASNVVMLGAATPFIDIEPEKIEAGIEHIFCIKGEAVVEMNLKAFQAGRSFALENK
- a CDS encoding sulfatase produces the protein MKNQFNLILLIIFVVTLSCTKKEEQSKHPNILLLCIDDLRPELKSFGAGYIHSPNIDALAAKGVCFQQHYVNAPSCGPSRYTLLTGTYGPAGNDALFLRAENLANNTLNITPSMPEWFKAGGYTTVSVGKVSHHPGGRGGADWNDSTKIEVPGGWDKHLMPVGEWQHPRGAMHGLAHGEIRENASEMALFQSTKGPDTIYPDGLIAQQGIKQLQELAKQEAPFFLAIGLIKPHLPFGAPARYMSYYKDVELPAIQHPEKPEGNTTWHASGEFMKYKRWGKDPREDLKFADEVRRHYAACVSYADHHVGMILDALKESGADKNTIVVLWGDHGWHLGEHAIWGKHSLFEEALHSPLIIYNPESGNAGNRKVIVETADIFPTLCDLTGIEKPGFVHGKSLETLIENDTPDKREAFAYQNGRYTLRTDQYRLIYKEKDQSIELYDHTTPEAETKNIASKNEGIITELLPVLRKKMQQQTSYK